The sequence below is a genomic window from Armatimonadota bacterium.
CGCGAGTCGGCGGACGAGTGGCGAAGATTCTGGTGAAGGAAGGGGATGAGGCGAAGACGGGCCAAACCTTGATCGAGTTAGAAGCCGACCCTAACGTGGCCAGTAAAGACGCCCTGGCCGCCAACGCTCAGCAACTGGAGGAGCAGTACCAGAAGATCGCGGCGGGGAGCCGACCAGAAGAGATCGAGCGACAGGCGGCGGCGGTGGACCAGGCGAGAGCGGCGCTGGAGAAGCTTAAGAACGGCGCGCTGCCTGAGGAAAAGCAGCAGGCGAGAGACCGAGCGGCGCAAGCCAAGAGCCAATACGACAAGGCTCTGCATGGCAGTCGTCCCGAAGAGGTTCGGCAGGCGCGGGCCGTCATGAATCAGGCTCTGGCCAAGTACCAGCAGGCCCAGCGTGGACTGACACAAGAGGAACGAGCCCAGCTTCAGGCGAGACTCGACGCGGCCAGAACGGCGGAGAGCCTTGCGAAGAAGGAACTCGATCGGTACACGAAACTCCAATCGGAGGGGGCAGCTTCGGTGCAGGTTTTGCAGGCCAAGCAAGCGGCACACGATCAGGCGGTTAGCCAGCGTCGGGATGCGGAAGAGGCGGTGCGGCGTGCCAATCTAGGCACTCCGAAAGAGGAGCTTGAGCAAGCGCATCAGGCCTATCTGCAAGCCAAGGCGCAGTTCGACATGGTGCAAGCCGGGCCGAGGGCCGAGGACATCGCGGCAGCCAAGAAGGAATATGACGCGGCGCAGTCGCAACTGGACCTGGTCCTCCGAGGAGCAAGAGTCGAGGACATCGCGGCGGCCAAGGCAAGACTGGATGCCGAGTCGGCGACGCTGGCTCTGCTGAAGGCGGGTAACCGGAAGGAAGACATCGCGGCGGCAAAGGCGGCTTGGCAAGCGGCTCAAGCTCAGTTGGTCAGTAGCGAGGCGGTTGTGGGCGAGCGGAAGATCATCGCACCGAAAGGCGGATTGATCGAGCGAATCGACATTGCCGACGGCGATTTGGTCGCGGCGGGAGCTCCGGTCGTTGAGATGAGTGACCCCGACGACATCTGGATCCGCGTGTACCTGCCCGAAGCTCAATTGGCCAAAGTCAAAGTTGGCGACGATGCAACGCTCTTGATCGATGGCATCGCCGATCCGCTTGAAGCGACAGTGGACGCCATCTCGCACCAAGGCGAGTTCACACCCGCCAATCTTCAGACTCCAAACGAGCGTGGCAAGCAGGTCTTTGGTATTCGTCTTCGGCTGAAGAAAGCCGATCCACGAGTGCGAGCCGGCATGTACGCCACCGCGAAAAGGATCGGGCAATGGCCATAGAAACGGTCGTCAAGACCGATAAACTCACCCGAAAGTTTGGTGACTTTACCGCCGTCGACGAGGTCAGTATCGAGGTCACGAAGGGAAGCATTTTTGGCTTCCTCGGCCCGAACGGAAGCGGCAAAACCACCCTCATCCGTATGCTGTGCGGGGTTTTGGAACCGACC
It includes:
- a CDS encoding HlyD family efflux transporter periplasmic adaptor subunit, with the translated sequence MKKFAPLIIIAVVTIGGYFIDQSRRARDSQVSGFFETQPIRVASRVGGRVAKILVKEGDEAKTGQTLIELEADPNVASKDALAANAQQLEEQYQKIAAGSRPEEIERQAAAVDQARAALEKLKNGALPEEKQQARDRAAQAKSQYDKALHGSRPEEVRQARAVMNQALAKYQQAQRGLTQEERAQLQARLDAARTAESLAKKELDRYTKLQSEGAASVQVLQAKQAAHDQAVSQRRDAEEAVRRANLGTPKEELEQAHQAYLQAKAQFDMVQAGPRAEDIAAAKKEYDAAQSQLDLVLRGARVEDIAAAKARLDAESATLALLKAGNRKEDIAAAKAAWQAAQAQLVSSEAVVGERKIIAPKGGLIERIDIADGDLVAAGAPVVEMSDPDDIWIRVYLPEAQLAKVKVGDDATLLIDGIADPLEATVDAISHQGEFTPANLQTPNERGKQVFGIRLRLKKADPRVRAGMYATAKRIGQWP